A genomic region of Candidatus Desulfofervidus auxilii contains the following coding sequences:
- the csm3 gene encoding type III-A CRISPR-associated RAMP protein Csm3: MVTQLKLQKIYQIKGKIKLLTGLHIGSGNTEMHIGGVDNLVVKHPYTNEPYIPGSSLKGKIRSLLEYLYGLPVYSENNGGITSHKILTNNKIPKEVKEKAEIILKLFGLSGAGEDVLKIIGPTRVAFADCFLDEDYTKKLKEENLPFTEIKAENRINRITGTAEHPRFIERVPAGAEFKFQVTLKIYQSEDEQLLDVLLTGMKLLELDYLGGCGSRGYGRIKFEFENKQFTEKFENIQLFE; the protein is encoded by the coding sequence ATGGTGACACAACTTAAACTTCAAAAGATTTATCAAATTAAGGGGAAAATTAAACTTTTAACTGGTTTACATATAGGCTCAGGTAATACTGAAATGCATATCGGAGGAGTTGATAATTTAGTGGTTAAACATCCTTATACTAATGAACCTTACATTCCAGGCTCAAGTTTAAAAGGGAAAATAAGAAGTTTACTTGAGTATCTTTATGGTCTTCCTGTTTATTCAGAAAATAATGGTGGAATCACTTCACATAAAATCTTAACCAACAATAAAATACCTAAAGAGGTAAAAGAAAAAGCTGAAATAATACTTAAACTCTTCGGTTTATCAGGGGCAGGGGAAGATGTTTTAAAAATAATAGGTCCTACAAGAGTTGCATTTGCCGATTGTTTTCTTGATGAAGATTATACAAAAAAATTAAAAGAGGAGAATTTGCCTTTTACTGAGATAAAAGCTGAAAACCGCATAAACAGAATAACCGGAACTGCCGAGCACCCTCGTTTCATTGAGAGAGTTCCAGCTGGAGCAGAATTTAAGTTTCAAGTTACTTTAAAAATTTATCAATCTGAAGATGAACAACTTCTTGATGTTTTACTTACTGGAATGAAACTTCTTGAACTTGATTATCTTGGTGGTTGTGGGTCAAGAGGTTATGGAAGGATTAAATTTGAATTTGAGAACAAACAATTTACGGAGAAATTTGAAAATATACAACTTTTTGAATAA